From the genome of Colletotrichum higginsianum IMI 349063 chromosome 4, whole genome shotgun sequence, one region includes:
- a CDS encoding Benzoate 4-monooxygenase cytochrome P450 — translation MDHLRYLGPSFALGVQHTVVRTALFCCSGALCTFLAFALYQWYFHPLCRFPGPKLAAISNFPYSKSYLGGRQPWDILKLHDKYGPVVRISPNDLSFNTAKSWSDIYGVRKGQASCFIKSNFYDGGNFADQAHSIVSERDPEKHHQMRKFLSRAFSDTSLKEQEALVNTKIDRFVERIGEQGTVNFTHWFNLLTFDIIGELAFGRDFQGIETGQTHFWINDVLGSMSQASVSDTLTRFPILGKAWLMCNPGWISKLMVAATRHQKYTIELTTKRLQEDTGRKDFMSYLLQDRDDSSDIQLAAHASDFVIAGSETTATTLAVLFYYVCTTPSAKRELEHEILSAFSAYGDINATSAASLRYLHAVCQEALRMFPPLPLGLPREVPNGGETVDGFYVPEGAIVSTNPYAASMSSSNFESPEQFQPSRWLSGELKDNLDASRPFSFGPRACLGRGLAWLELHVTVAKIIYAYELELVDGSLDWNKEAWMSLLWKKPDLNIKLTKRTR, via the exons ATGGATCATTTGCGGTATCTGGGTCCATCCTTCGCCTTGGGCGTCCAACACACAGTCGTCCGGACAGCTCTCTTCTGTTGTTCCGGA GCTCTCTGCACGTTCCTTGCCTTCGCCTTGTATCAGTGGTACTTCCACCCGCTATGCCGGTTCCCGGGTCCTAAGCTAGCTGCCATCAGTAAT TTCCCTTACAGTAAGAGTTATCTGGGTGGCCGACAGCCGTGGGACATTCTCAAGTTGCATGACAAATACG GCCCTGTCGTTCGCATCTCCCCCAATGACCTTTCGTTCAACACGGCCAAATCCTGGTCCGACATCTACGGTGTTCGCAAAGGCCAGGCAAGCTGCTTCATCAAGAGCAACTTCTACGATGGGGGCAACTTCGCCGACCAGGCCCACTCCATCGTGAGCGAGCGTGACCCGGAGAAGCATCACCAGATGCGCAAGTTTCTGTCCCGTGCCTTTTCGGACACGTCTCTCAAAGAACAAGAGGCCTTGGTCAACACGAAGATTGACCGTTTCGTCGAGCGGATCGGAGAGCAAGGGACAGTAAACTTTACGCACTGGTTCAACCTGTTGACATTTG ATATCATCGGAGAGTTGGCTTTTGGAAGAGACTTTCAAGGCATTGAAACCG GCCAAACCCATTTCTGGATCAACGATGTTCTGGGCAGCATGTCTCAAGCGAGCGTTTCGGATACGTTGACGAGGTTTCCCATTCTCGGGAAAGCCTGGCTGATGTGCAACCCGGGTTGGATTTCCAAACTCATGGTGGCCGCGACGAGACACCAAAAGTACACCATCGAGTTGACCACGAA ACGTCTTCAAGAAGACACTGGCCGCAAAGACTTCATGAGCTACCTCCTCCAAGACAGGGACGACAGTTCGGATATCCAGCTCGCCGCACACGCTTCTGACTTTGT CATTGCCGGGAGCGAAACGACGGCCACCAcgctcgccgtcctcttTTACTACGTGTGCACAacgccctcggccaagcGGGAGCTCGAGCACGAGATCCTGTCGGCCTTTTCGGCGTACGGCGACATCAACGCGACGTCGGCCGCCTCCCTCAGGTACCTCCACGCCGTGTGCCAGGAGGCGCTGCGGATGTTTCCTCCCTTGCCCCTCGGCCTGCCGAGAGAGGTGCCAAACGGCGGCGAGACGGTCGATGGGTTCTACGTGCCTGAAGGG GCCATCGTTTCCACCAACCCGTACGCGGCTTCTATGAgctcctccaacttcgaGTCGCCCGAGCAGTTCCAGCCCAGCAGGTGGTTGTCGGGTGAGCTCAAGGACAATTTGGATGCCAGCAGGCCATTCTCCTTCGGTCCCCGAGCTTGTCTTGGTAGAGG GCTGGCTTGGCTTGAGCTCCACGTTACCGTGGCCAAGATTATCTACGCCTACGAACTCGAACTTGTTGATGGCTCCTTGGACTGGAACAAAGAGGCATGGATGAGTCTGTTGTGGAAGAAGCCAGACTTGAACATCAAGCTGACCAAGCGCACACGCTGA
- a CDS encoding hydroxymethylglutaryl-CoA synthase: MAYPNNVGIKAMEIYVPGQALDQSLFEQSQGVSAGKYTIGLGLKYMNFCNDREDAASLALTAVSSLLKKYNIDPKSIGRLEVGTESLIDKAKSVKSVLTQLFEPAGNTSLEGIDTINACYGGTSALFNAVNWVESRSWDGRNAIVVASDIALYKESSSRPTGGAGCVAMLVGPDAVLALDPAFRGTFMTHAYDFYKPDLKAEFPVVNGHESIRCYISALDGCYQRLRERVEEANVKANGHGPKTNTASLLDVFDYMAFHTPNCKLVSKCYGRLLYNDYKFSSDQSAWEKLPAELRELSYEDSLKSKELEKLFVTLSKDHFKSRVEPCIAAPTQCGNMYTASLYCSLISLISNIDLKESVGKTIGMFSYGSGIASTLFAVKVTGDLTDMVQKINIMERLSQRKIATPEEYEEACGQRLNAYGAKSFEPVGSIENMVPGTYYLKEIDEAYRRTYAVKE, from the exons ATGGCGTACCCTAACAATGTTGGCATCAAGGCCATGGAGATCTATGTCCCCGGCCAG GCCTTGGACCAGTCGCTCTTTGAACAATCCCAGGGCGTCTCGGCCGGCAAATACACCATTGGCTTGGGTCTCAAGTACATGAACTTCTGCAACGATCGTGAAG ATGCGGCTTCCCTCGCTCTCACGGCCGTGTCTTCTCTCTTGAAGAAGTACAACATCGACCCCAAGTCCATCGGCCGTCTGGAGGTTGGGACCGAGTCCTTgatcgacaaggccaagtcCGTCAAGAGCGTGCTGACCCAGCTCTTCGAACCCGCCGGCAACACGAGCTTGGAGGGCATCGACACCATCAACGCATGCTATGGAGGCACGAGCGCCCTTTTCAACGCCGTCAACTGGGTCGAGTCGCGCTCGTGGGACGGCCGCAACGCCATCGTGGTGGCCTCGGACATTGCGCTCTACAAGGaatcctcgtcgaggcccaCGGGCGGCGCAGGATGCGTCGCCATGCTCGTCGGCCCCGACGCGGTGCTTGCCCTGGACCCGGCCTTCAGGGGCACCTTCATGACGCACGCCTACGACTTTTACAAGCCCGACCTCAAGGCCGAGTTCCCCGTGGTCAACGGACACGAGTCTATCCGATGCTACATCTCGGCCCTGGACGGCTGCTACCAGCGTCTGCGCGAGAGAGTCGAAGAGGCGAACGTGAAGGCGAACGGCCACGGGCCCAAAACCAACACGGCCAGCCTGCTGGACGTCTTCGACTACATGGCCTTCCACACCCCCAACTGCAAGCTGGTCAGCAAGTGCTACGGACGGCTGTTGTACAACGACTACAAGTTCTCTAGTGACCAGAGCGCCTGGGAGAAGCTCCCCGCCGAGCTCCGCGAGCTCAGCTACGAGGATTCCCTGAAGAGCAAGGAACTGGAGAAGCTCTTTGTCACGCTGTCCAAGGACCATTTCAAGTCGCGTGTTGAGCCGTGCATTGCCGCCCCCACGCAATGCGGCAACATGTACACGGCCAGTCTGTACTGCTCCCTCATCAGCCTGATCAGCAACATCGACCTGAAGGAGTCTGTAGGAAAGACGATCGGCATGTTCAGC TACGGCAGCGGAATCGCCAGCACTCTGTTTGCGGTCAAGGTCACAGGTGATCTTACCGACATGGTCCAAAAGATTAACATCATGGAACGGTTGAGTCAGCGCAAGATCGCAACTCCCGAAGAATATGAAGAG GCCTGTGGCCAAAGACTGAACGCATATGGAGCCAAGAGCTTCGAGCCAGTCGGCAGCATCGAGAACATGGTTCCGGGCACATACTATCTGAAGGAGATTGATGAGGCGTACCGGAGGACGTACGCCGTGAAGGAATAG
- a CDS encoding Benzoate 4-monooxygenase cytochrome p450, translating into MNSSGTTTFDSTAFSPTWVSRPAWHVVVALVVAYGASLLVYNLYFHPLAEYPGPWLGRASLLWRFIHTTTGRIHLDVEKLHRKYGPVVRVSPNELSFGSTESWKAVYGHSNAERPTPVKAPFYEIFGAGFKSLCIGSERDPKRHGEMRKMLSSAFSQRSLLDQEHIVSQKIDDFVNIIGQKGGPGSEGINMTKWYEMVSFDILGEMAFGESFHSLEDGKPHFWSDMIEEHLYFITLIDNLSRLGIARLLKTLIPSMLLVQNKNSQYSREKVDRILEHDNPRKDFISLLVDRVREGTVDKEEMTAHVSTLTVAGGETVSTFLAGTTSFLLQHPDTLSRLQEEIRGAFPSYESITAQKAQQLPYLQAVINEGLRLYPPGSQGFPRVSPGFQIHGRYVPAGTEIYTSAWAVTHDPDNFSDPMSFKPERWLDPDSKDVKEASQPFSLGPRGCLGRNFAYMEVNLILAKMLQKYDLELVNRDVDFIGEGRVFVMWWKPTLTVKFHERSTL; encoded by the exons ATGAACTCTAGTGGGACAACAACGTTCGACTCCACCGCGTTCTCCCCGACGTGGGTGAGCCGTCCGGCATGGCACGTCGTCGTGGCCTTG GTGGTCGCGTACGGAGCTTCACTGCTTGTGTACAACTTGTACTTCCATCCTCTGGCCGAATACCCTGGGCCATGGCTCGGTCGCGCATCGCTG CTATGGCGTTTCATCCACACGACCACGGGTCGCATCCATCTCGATGTTGAGAAGCTTCATCGCAAGTATG GCCCCGTCGTGCGCGTCTCCCCCAACGAGCTCTCGTTCGGCTCGACCGAGTCCTGGAAAGCCGTCTATGGCCACTCCAACGCCGAGCGCCCGACCCCGGTGAAGGCGCCGTTCTACGAGATCTTTGGCGCGGGCTTCAAGAGCCTGTGCATCGGCAGCGAGCGCGACCCCAAGCGCCACGGCGAAATGCGCAAGATGCTGTCGTCCGCCTTCTCGCAGCGGTCGCTGCTCGACCAGGAGCACATCGTGAGCCAAAAGATTGACGACTTCGTCAACATCATCGGCCAGAAGGGCGGGCCGGGCTCGGAGGGCATCAACATGACCAAGTGGTACGAGATGGTCTCGTTCGACATCCTCGGAGAGATGGCCTTTGGCGAGTCCTTTCACAGTCTGGAAGACG GGAAACCGCACTTTTGGTCCGATATGATCGAAGAGCACCTTTACTTCATCACCCTCATCGATAACCTGAGCCGTCTGGGGATTGCCCGACTTTTGAAGACATTGATACCCTCCATGCTTCTAGTGCAGAACAAGAACTCCCAGTACAGTCGAGAAAAAGTAGACAG GATCTTGGAGCATGACAATCCTCGCAAGGACTTCATCAGCTTGCTCGTGGATAGAGTCCGGGAGGGCACCGTCGACAAGGAAGAGATGACGGCGCATGTTTCCACACTGAC CGTCGCGGGAGGCGAAACAGTCTCGACCTTCCTCGCGGGAACGACGTCTTTCCTGCTGCAGCATCCTGATACCCTGAGCCGGCTCCAAGAAGAGATCCGCGGCGCGTTCCCCTCGTACGAGTCGATCACTGCGCAGAAAGCCCAGCAGTTGCCCTACCTGCAGGCCGTCATCAACGAGGGTCTGCGGCTCTACCCTCCCGGCTCCCAGGGCTTTCCGCGCGTGTCCCCCGGATTCCAGATTCACGGCCGTTATGTTCCGGCGGGG ACGGAGATATACACCAGCGCGTGGGCGGTCACCCACGACCCCGACAACTTCAGCGACCCCATGTCGTTCAAGCCGGAGAGGTGGCTCGACCCGGACAGCAAGgacgtcaaggaggccaGCCAGCCCTTCTCCCTGGGGCCGCGAGGCTGCCTCGGCAGGAA CTTTGCGTACATGGAAGTCAATCTCATCTTGGCCAAGATGCTTCAGAAGTACGATCTCGAGCTTGTCAACAGAGACGTTGACTTTATTGGCGAGGGCCGCGTGTTTGTGATGTGGTGGAAGCCGACGCTGACGGTCAAATTTCACGAAAGGTCCACGCTCTGA
- a CDS encoding Major facilitator superfamily transporter encodes MGSAVDEEQKVTEPQPLVPGGDADRDSAAQSDGDSGESLSGFRLISCLSALLMCNFVVSLDMTILATAIPRIVEEFSSLEDIGWYGSSFFLTISAFSQFWGKAYTYFSLKWVLMTAIVIFEVGSLICGVAKNSPTLIIGRAITGAGGAGISNGCYTIIGVVAKPEKRPAYTGILAAMYGFAAVIGPLIGGAFTTNTLADLLGPRAGVPSFYLNLPIGGIAAFILLFVARLPSSKMVKTTTKEALLNMDLVGAGLIMAAFVCYLLPLQQGGTTKSWRSPTVIGLLVGFVLLLALFTVHQLWLGERAMMVPRLMKQRRIISLALFNLFMAGSFFTFVYYLPIYFQVIGHYSALGSAVQNLPLILGSTVFGIVAGVLMVPVGRFHIFLISGAALVAVGGGLTCTLQVGLDTGKHVGYQLLVGVGAGLCLQVPVMVGQAFSLPADVASTTAILLFFQTMGGTIVISAAQSIFTNGLVNALNAAGFHNTSLVLSSDTAHLSSVLTADEMAVVLPAYLTGLRNAWAMATACGGAALLSSAIAKFENIKNVTPQQKDAVAETKEGNKHSGSSTPDESFGEKGTSD; translated from the exons ATGGGTTCCGCAGTGGATGAAGAGCAAAAGGTCACTGAACCTCAGCCGCTTGTCCCTGGCGGAGATGCAGACCGCGATTCCGCCGCCCAGTCGGACGGGGACTCCGGAGAAAGCTTAAGTGGTTTTCGTCTGATATCCTGTCTTTCTGCGCTTCTCATGTGCAACTTCGTCGTCTCTCTGGACATG ACGATTCTGGCAACAGCCATCCCACGCATCGTTGAAGAGTTCAGCAGCCTCGAAGACATCGGCTGGTATGGATCATCCTTCTTCCTCACCATCTCGGCCTTTTCCCAGTTCTGGGGCAAGGCCTACACCTACTTTTCCCTCAAGTGGGTATTGATGACAGCCATCGTCATTTTCGAAGTTGGCAGTCTCATCTGTG GTGTTGCGAAGAACAGTCCGACCCTCATCATCGGACGTGCAATCACGGGAGCAGGCGGTGCCGGAATCAGCAACGGTTGCTacaccatcatcggcgtcgtGGCCAAGCCCGAGAAGCGCCCCGCTTACACCGGCATCTTGGCGGCCATGTACGggttcgccgccgtcatAGGGCCGCTGATCGGAGGCGCCTTCACCACGAAC ACTCTGGCTGACCTTTTGGGCCCGCGAGCGGGCGTCCCCAGCTTCTACCTCAACCTGcccatcggcggcatcgcaGCCTTCattctcctcttcgtcgctcGCCTCCCATCCTCCAAGATGGTCAAGACAACGACAAAGGAGGCGCTGCTCAACAtggacctcgtcggcgcaGGACTCATCATGGCGGCTTTCGTGTGCTACCTGCTGCCGCTCCAGCAAGGAGGCACTACCAAGTCCTGGAGGTCGCCAACCGTGATAGGACTGCTCGTGGGATTCGTCCTGCTCCTGGCCCTCTTCACCGTCCATCAGCTGTGGCTGGGCGAGAGGGCCATGATGGTACCCCGACTGATGAAGCAGCGACGCATCATATCGCTCGCCTTGTTCAACCTGTTCATGGCCGGCTCTTTCTTCACCTTTGTCTACTATCTCCCAATCTACTTCCAAGTCATCGGTCACTACTCGGCACTCGGCAGCGCAGTACAGAATCTGCCCCTAATTCTCGGGTCGAccgtcttcggcatcgtGGCCGGAGTCCTCATGGTCCCGGTCGGCCGCTTCCACATCTTCCTGATTTCCGGGGCTGCCCTGGTCGCCGTTGGCGGAGGGCTCACTTGCACCCTGCAGGTGGGCTTGGACACGGGGAAACACGTCGGGTACCAactgctcgtcggcgtgggTGCCGGGCTGTGTCTCCAGGTACCGGTGATGGTTGGCCAAGCGTTTTCGCTGCCAGCGGACGTCGCCAGCACGACGGCCATTCTTTTGT TTTTCCAAACGATGGGTGGCACGATTGTGATTTCCGCCGCCCAAAGCATCTTCACCAACGGGCTCGTCAACGCTCTGAACGCGGCCGGCTTCCACAACACTTCGTTGGTCCTCTCGAGCGACACGGCCCACCTCAGCAGCGTCCTCACCGCGGACGAGATGGCTGTGGTGTTGCCGGCTTACCTGACGGGTCTCCGGAATGCGTGGGCCATGGCTACGGCCTGCGGCGGGGCAGCTCTGCTTTCAAGTGCCATCGCCAAGTTTGAGAACATCAAGAACGTGACGCCGCAGCAGAaagacgccgtcgccgagaccaaggagggCAACAAGCATTCCGGATCGTCAACCCCTGACGAGAGTTTCGGTGAGAAAGGAACAAGCGACTGA
- a CDS encoding Cytochrome P450 — MEYLQGIAVLLVALVVYKVYRLWGYVRAAKKTGFTYVVVPLLETEVVAQLATLILRKLYTDQLDAGNGWPSWCRFMIKDWSWEDKRSAHEQYGDVFLVVSPAGIICYVADADVAWDVLNRRHDFTKPRDKYKILEPYGPNVATAEGSTYRFHLRITAPPFSDGSGANELVWQETARQTELLADKWEHEALENVDDAINALTLAVISFAGFGKKVVTSQGQSRDVPAGYRISFLQALSDVTKFMLQILVFPTWFLSLTPYANAGLAKTQLEQYMKEMIRREKASIETGKDTQTGPRGNLLQSVMLASHHNSQSAATGKDDSLGRGFNESEVMGNLFIYLLAGYETTANAIAYGLITLALRPDIQARVAAEIDQVYKQAAAEGRKELDYSSDFPRLEYTYGFMYETFRLYPGVTLITKMCKTAQDLRVFDGATGQTRTATIPAECRVYLSAPAVHYHPKYWPEPEELEPARWMRREWTKNQDAPPAGKADRHVVAADKTRQMRGTLLTFSDGSRACLGRKFAQAEFIAFLAVLLRRFEVCFEPGVDVEQARRDLNFKSAGRVTLAPIDGFKLAVRKRVPGGSDRRPDEADGMSRRTRRD; from the exons ATGGAGTACCTACAAGGCATCGCGGTTTTGCTCGTCGCTCTCGTCGTCTACAAAGTGTATAGACTTTGGGGTTACGTCCGAGCGGCAAAGAAGACAGGGTTCACATATGTTGTGGTGCCCCTCCTGGAAACGGAGGTTGTGGCCCAGCTGGCAACTCTGATCCTCCGCAAGCTGTACACAGACCAGCTCGACGCCGGAAACGGATGGCCGTCGTGGTGCCGGTTCATGATCAAGGACTGGTCCTGGGAGGACAAGCGGTCGGCTCACGAGCAGTACGGGGATGTCTTCCTGGTCGTGTCCCCGGCAGGCATCATCTGCtacgtcgccgacgcggaTGTGGCGTGGGACGTCCTGAACCGTCGACATGACTTCACCAAGCCCAGAGACAAGTACA AGATCCTTGAACCCTACGGGCCAAACGTTGCGACCGCCGAGGGCAGCACCTACAGATTCCACCTCCGCATCACCGCCCCTCCCTTCTCGGACGGGAGCGGTGCCAACGAACTGGTGTGGCAAGAGACTGCGAGACAAACCGAGCTCCTGGCAGACAAATGGGAGCACGAGGCACTGGAgaacgtcgacgacgccatcaacgCTCTGACCCTGGCCGTCATCTCCTTTGCCGGCTTCGGCAAGAAGGTCGTCACCAGCCAGGGCCAGTCCCGTGATGTTCCCGCGGGATACCGGATCAGCTTTCTCCAGGCGCTCAGCGACGTGACCAAGTTCATGCTCCAgatcctcgtcttccccaCCTGGTTTCTGTCCCTCACGCCGTACGCCAACGCGGGCCTCGCCAAGACCCAGCTCGAACAGTACATGAAGGAGATGATCCGTCGCGAAAAGGCCTCCATCGAGACCGGGAAGGACACCCAGACCGGACCGCGGGGCAATCTTCTACAGTCCGTCATGCTGGCGTCTCACCACAACTCGCAGTCCGCGGCGACCGGGAAGGACGACAGCCTGGGCCGGGGATTCAACGAAAGCGAGGTCATGGGGAACCTCTTCATCTACTTGCTGGCGG GCTACGAGACAACGGCGAACGCGATTGCGTACGGGCTCATCACTCTTGCGCTGCGGCCTGATATCCAGGCCCGCGTGGCTGCTGAGATCGACCAGGTCTACAAACAGGCGGCAGCTGAGGGCCGAAAGGAGCTCGACTACTCCAGCGACTTCCCAAGACTGGAGTACACCTACGGTTTCATG TATGAGACCTTCCGGTTGTATCCAGGCGTCACTTTGATCACAAAGATGTGCAAGACAGCCCAGGACCTACGAGTATTCGACGGAGCGACCGGACAGACGCGGACAGCCACGATACCAGCAGAGTGTAGGGTGTACCTGTCGGCCCCGGCAGTCCACTACCACCCCAAGTACTGGCCGGAAcccgaggagctcgagccCGCGCGCTGGATGCGCAGGGAATGGACCAAGAACCAGgacgcgccgccggccgggaaGGCCGACAGGCACGTCGTGGCGGCCGACAAGACGCGGCAGATGCGGGGGACCCTCCTCACCTTCTCGGACGGGTCGCGCGCGTGCCTGGGCCGCAAGttcgcccaggccgagttCATCGCGTTCCTGGCGGTCCTGCTGCGGCGTTTCGAGGTCTGCTTCGAgccgggcgtcgacgtcgagcaggCGCGGCGCGACCTCAACTTCAAGTCGGCCGGCAGGGTCACGCTGGCTCCCATAGACGGCTTCAAGCTGGCGGTGCGGAAGCGGGTCCCCGGCGGCTCTGACAGACGGccggacgaggccgatggGATGTCCCGTCGTACTCGGCGAGACTGA
- a CDS encoding Short chain dehydrogenase reductase family translates to MTSLHIDIGEIPTLDGKIVVLTGGSSGIGLAAARIFASKGAKVHVLDRVPIDWDFDIFMIPGQVDDGTRKEKLGRDVDAAIEFHECDMTSWKQLSSVFSGIPHIDIAVANAGVSEEVDYFADIVDEAGELVEPKYSVLDVNVRATLNFVKLALSKFGKQGPGGSLVITTSATAYSPEQSLPVYSASKLFLVGLIRSLRPSIKKFGAVINGVAPAATISKLLPGNLAAPIIQAGAPVSSAFHVGLAVVFSATATQDHQVEAYGRDDPAEVQSSGRWNGRVIVTLGDRWTEVEEPTASLRSQWFGEWPTEMTAFQQKLTDNR, encoded by the exons ATGACTTCTCTCCACATTGACATTGGGGAAATCCCAACACTCGATGGCAAAATCGTGGTGCTCACAG GTGGTTCTTCGGGCATAGGGCTGGCGGCAGCGCGCATCTTTGCGTCAAAGGGCGCCAAGGTGCATGTGCTCGACAGAGTACCGATCGACTGGGACTTCGACATCTTCATGATCCCAggccaggtcgacgacggcacgcgcaaggagaagctcggcagggacgtcgacgccgccatcgagttCCACGAGTGCGACATGACGAGCTGGAAGCAGctctcgtccgtcttcaGCGGGATCCCGcacatcgacatcgccgtcgcGAACGCCGGCGTGTCGGAGGAGGTGGACTACTTCGCggacatcgtcgacgaggccggcgagctcgTGGAGCCCAAGTACTCGGTGCTCGACGTCAACGTCCGGGCGACCCTCAACTTTGTCAAGCTCGCGCTGAGCAAATTCGGCAAGCAGGGTCCCGGGGGCAGCCTGGTCATCACCACCAGCGCGACGGCGTATTCCCCGGAGCAGAGCCTGCCTGTGTACAGCGCCTCCAAGCTTTTT CTGGTGGGCCTGATTCGCTCTCTGCGCCCTTCGATCAAGAAGTTCGGGGCGGTGATCAacggcgtggcgcccgcgGCCACCATTTCCAAGCTGCTGCCCGGGAACCTGGCCGCGCCAATCATACAAGCCGGCGCGCCCGTGAGCAGCGCGTTCCACGTCGGCCTGGCCGTCGTGttctcggccacggccacgcAGGACCACCAGGTCGAAGCGTACGGGAGGGACGACCCGGCCGAGGTGCAGTCGAGTGGTCGCTGGAACGGCCGAGTGATCGTCACCCTGGGGGATCGCTGGACCGAGGTGGAGGAGCCTACCGCCTCTCTGAGATCTCAGTGGTTCGGTGAATGGCCGACTGAGATGACGGCGTTCCAGCAAAAGCTTACCGACAACCGGTGA
- a CDS encoding Cytochrome P450 82A2 yields MANLWTLGPLDDIMPDIDNCHVLCFPCPNHHQPRTGAVLRHAYGRLVKETPVLGGFILPCNDGTSRPGTKTLQAPDSKPELEVKNATEEVNLSYQELKALGMPRRYLPPSLVMPSRATSDSGNRRTTAARATFVDGGCFLAFNTSHALMDGTSVINVMAALAKHAADICIAANDDEVLPDANTGPEPGLTPRFGPTTSDLETLNPNVPSSRYDTLKRNPRSWQMLGLDYRPREESSTVLAAKLPPMDPVTRILSISNDGIQRLKDRCSAEAAANDPAQWVSTADSLAAILWTSIVRARTRNPEQNAGEATLSTLMTAMDVRRLLQPPISSTYLGNGVLYTRSESTTQELSGPLSWGSVAQLVRASLREHQKPEVMRETLELAASIPDVSALGLLYPTWLANDIVLSSIYGLGFYELNWGRTFGGQETADFFRFPLGIFDGICFVLPRRRDGSAEIQVTMHKEHMQNLLDDVEFRSFFTDVVSED; encoded by the coding sequence ATGGCCAACCTCTGGACCCTAGGACCCCTGGATGACATAATGCCCGACATCGACAACTGTCATGTCCTCTGCTTTCCGTGTCCGAATCATCACCAGCCGCGCACCGGCGCCGTACTCAGGCACGCCTATGGACGTCTCGTCAAGGAAACCCCGGTTCTTGGCGGCTTCATCTTGCCGTGCAACGATGGAACCAGCCGCCCGGGAACGAAGACGCTGCAGGCACCCGACTCCAAACCCGAGCTCGAGGTCAAGAACGCCACAGAGGAGGTGAACCTGTCGTACCAAGAGCTGAAGGCGTTGGGGATGCCGCGCCGGTATCTCCCTCCGTCTTTGGTTATGCCATCAAGAGCCACGTCGGATTCCGGCAACCGTCGGACGACGGCTGCGAGAGCAACTTTCGTCGACGGTGGCTGCTTCCTGGCATTCAACACGTCGCATGCCTTGATGGACGGCACGAGTGTGATCAATGTCATGGCTGCCTTGGCGAAGCACGCAGCCGACATATGCATCGCGGCcaatgacgacgaggtcTTGCCCGACGCCAACACTGGCCCGGAACCAGGCTTGACGCCTCGTTTCGGTCCTACTACATCAGATCTCGAGACCTTGAACCCGAATGTACCGTCGTCGAGATACGACACACTGAAACGAAACCCCCGCTCGTGGCAGATGCTTGGACTGGACTACCGCCCCAGAGAGGAATCGAGCACTGTCCTGGCTGCCAAGTTGCCCCCCATGGACCCGGTAACTCGGATACTTTCTATCAGCAACGACGGCATCCAACGTCTGAAGGACAGGTGTTCCGCCGAAGCGGCGGCGAACGACCCCGCTCAGTGGGTATCTACGGCAGACTCGCTGGCGGCCATCCTTTGGACCAGTATCGTCCGGGCTCGCACGCGGAACCCAGAGCAAAACGCAGGCGAGGCCACGCTGTCGACGCTCATGACGGCAATGGACGTGCGAAGGCTCCTCCAGCCTCCCATCAGCTCGACCTACCTGGGCAACGGAGTCCTCTACACCAGGTCCGAGTCAACGACGCAGGAGCTGTCGGGCCCCCTGTCCTGGGGGTCCGTCGCCCAGCTCGTACGGGCGAGCCTCCGGGAGCACCAGAAGCCCGAGGTCATGCGCGAGACCCTGGAGCTCGCGGCGTCCATCCCCGACGTCAGCGCCCTGGGCCTGCTGTACCCGACGTGGCTCGCCAACGACATCGTGCTGAGCTCCATATACGGCCTCGGCTTCTACGAGCTGAACTGGGGACGCACCTTTGGCGGGCAGGAGACGGCGGATTTCTTCCGCTTCCCGCTCGGCATCTTTGACGGCATCTGCTTCGTCCTACCGCGCCGCAGAGATGGGTCGGCCGAGATACAGGTTACCATGCACAAGGAGCACATGCAAAACTTACTAGACGACGTCGAGTTTCGTAGTTTCTTCACGGACGTAGTTTCGGAAGATTGA